The DNA segment AACACATTGACATTGAATATGAATGAATATGGAAAAGTATTTTCTTACATTCTGAAAGAATTTGTAAGACTTTGGCAATTAAGAAATTCTATTAGGTTTTACTATTCCTTATACATATATTAACTATTTCAAAATTGCCTTGCGATTTAGAATACACATCAACAGCCAAATACTGCCGTTGAACAAGTTTATGAAGGATGGGGAGCACAAGACTTCCTAAACAATACTTCCCCGCGCACGTTCTGTATCTTAGTTGAAAGATTCAGAGATTCAAGAGGGTGCAGGAGAAAATTGAAATGCGGCGGTCTAGTGAGGGTAGAATTGGAGGTCGAGTGAGGGTAGAATTGGAGGTCGAGTGAGGGTAGAACTGGTGGTCGCCTGAGGGATAGAATTGGAGGTCGAATGAGGGTAGAACTGAAGGTCGAGTTAGGgtagaactggaggtccagtaagAGTAGAATTGGTGGTCGAGTGAAGGTAGAACTGGAGATCGAGTGAGGGTAGAACTGGAGGTCGAGTAAGAGTAGAACTGGAGGTCGATTGAGGGTAGAACTGGAGGTCGAGTGAAGGTAAAACTGGAGGTTGAGTGATGGGTAGAACTGGAGGTTGAGTGAGGGTAGAACTGGAGGTTGAGTTACGGGTAGAACTGGAGGTTGAGTGAGGGTTGAACTGGAAGTTGAGTGATGGGTAGAACTGGAGGTCGAGTGAGGGTAGAACTGGAGGTCGAGTGAGGGTAGAACTGGAGGTTGAGTAAGGGTAGAACTAGAGGTCGAGTGAGGGTAGAACTGGAGGTCGAGAGAGGATAGAATTGGAGCTCGAGTATGGGTAGAACTGGAGATCGATTGAGGGTAGAACTGGAGGTCGAGTGAGAGGTAGAACTGGAGCTCGACTGAAGGGTAGAACTGGAGGTCGAGTGAGGGTAGATCTGGAGGAAGAGTGAGGATAGAACGGAAGATCGAGTGAGGGGTAGAACTATAGAGCTCGAGTGAGGGTAGAACTGGAGATCGAGTAGGAGTAGAACTGGAGGTCGAGTGAGGGGTAGAAGTGGAGGTCAAGTGAGGGTAGAACTGGAGGTCAATTTAGGGTAGAACTGGAGGTCGAGTGAGGGGTAGAAGTGGAGGTCAAGTGAGGGTAGAACTGGAGGTCAATTTAGGGTAGAACTGAAGGTCGAGTAACGGTAGAACTGGAGGTTGAGTGAGGATAGAACTGGAGGTCGAGTGAGGGGTAGAACTGGAGTTCGAGAGAGGGTTAAACTGGAGGTTGAGTGAGAGTAGAACTGGAGATCGAGTGAGGGTAGAACTGGAGGTGGAGTGAGGGTAGAACTGGAGGTCGAGTAAGaacagaactggaagacgagtgaGGGATAGAGCGAGAGTTCGAGTGAGGGTAGAGCTGGAGGTCGAGAGGGGGTAGAAATGGAGGTCCAGTGAGGGTAGAACTGGAAGTCGAGTAGAAGAAGTCCACAGAAAACTGGAAGTCCACTGAGGGGTAGAACTGGAGGTCGAGTGAGGGTAGAACTGGAGGTCGAGTGAGGGTAGAAATGGAGGTCCAGTGAGGGTAGAACTGAAGATTGAAGGGGCTAGAACTGTAGGTCCAGTTGGAGTAGAACTCGAGTTCGAGTGAGGTGTAGAACTGGAGGTCGAGTAAGGGTAGAACTGGAGGTCGAGTGAGGGTAGAACTGGAGGTCGATTAAGGGTAGAACTGGAGGTCGAGTGAGGGTAGAACTGGAGGTCGAGTGAGAGTAGAACTGGATGTCGAGTGAGGGGTAGAACTGGAGGTCGAGTGAGGGTGGAACTGGAGTTCAAGTGAGGGGGAAGAACTGGAGGTCGAGTCAGGGTAGAACTGGAGGTCGAGTGAGGGGTAGAACTGGAGGTCGAGTGAGGGGTAGAACTGGAGGTCGAGTGAGGGTAGAACTTGAGGTCGAGTGAGGGGGAGAACTGGAAGTCGAGTGAGGGTGGAACTGGAGGTCGAGTGAGGGGGTACAACTGGAGGTCGAGTGAGGGGGTACAACTGGAGGTCGAGTGAGGGTAGAACTGAAGGTCGAGTGAGGGGTAAAACTGGAGGTCGACTGAGGGGTAGAACTGGAGGTCGAGTGAGGAGATGAACTGTAGGTCGAGTGAGGGTAGAACTAAAGGTCGAGTGAGGGTAGAACTGGAGGTCGAGTGAGGGGTAGAACTGGAGGTCGAGTAAGGGTAGAACTGTAGATTGAGTGAGGGTAGAATTGGAGGTCGAGTAAGAACAGAACTGGAGGTCGAGTGATTATGTATGTCTAAATCGAGCCCGACAAGTACAGGAGGACATGAGAGGCATCGTCCTGTCATACTGTTAATGCTTCTGGAAATTAATTGGAGAATCCGTTTCACATTTTATTTTGATTGTTTGGCTTATCCCTACTAACCATAAATTCCAAATCATTTTAGCATTTCGATTTCAAAATTTCAACATTGTCCATCAGGTATTTGGTAATTCTATTATCATTATCTTGGCTCAGAGCCCACTTTTTCAGTATTATTCTGCATCTTCCAAGCTTTCCTTCATTTTATAAACTTATCTAGATCGTCTTGAGGAGATTTTGAGTCTTCCGCATTTATCTTACACTTCATTTTTTATCCTAGGCAAATTCTCAGATATGCTGCTGAATCTTGTGCTTAAatcatctatatatattataaacaacagaggttccaggagagagccttgaggcactctactCACAACTGTTCCCACCCG comes from the Procambarus clarkii isolate CNS0578487 chromosome 25, FALCON_Pclarkii_2.0, whole genome shotgun sequence genome and includes:
- the LOC123756306 gene encoding uncharacterized protein, with product MIKLNTSPKRTKPASRSEESEVSISGSGDGGGSHSVCVMRPRVSESYLQLITQRTATFSALTLAEPVIHRLIRDSSKLKAHRIRNWIKTWLFQRRSGWEQLSINSMTGRCLSCPPVLVGLDLDIHNHSTSSSVLTRPPILPSLNLQFYPYSTSSSTPHSTSSSTLTRPLVLPSLDLQFISSLDLQFYPSVDLQFYPSLDLQFYPHSTSSCTPSLDLQLYPLTRPPVPPSLDFQFSPSLDLKFYPHSTSSSTPHSTSSSTPHSTSSSTLTRPPVLPPHLNSSSTLTRPPVLPLTRHPVLLSLDLQFYPHSTSSSTLNRPPVLPSLDLQFYPYSTSSSTPHSNSSSTPTGPTVLAPSIFSSTLTGPPFLPSLDLQFYPHSTSSSTPQWTSSFLWTSSTRLPVLPSLDLHFYPLSTSSSTLTRTLALSLTRLPVLFLLDLQFYPHSTSSSTLTRSPVLLSLNLQFNPLSNSSSTPHSTSSSILTQPPVLPLLDLQFYPKLTSNLPSLDLQFYPSVELQFYLSLDLQFYPQSISSSTHTRAPILSSLDLQFYPHSTSSSTLTQPPVLPSLDLQFYPHSTSSSTHHSTSSSTLTQPPVLPVTQPPVLPSLNLQFYPSLNLQFYLHSTSSSTLNRPPVLLLLDLQFYPHSISSSTFTRPPILLLLDLQFYPNSTFSSTLIRPPILSLRRPPVLPSLDLQFYPHSTSNSTLTRPPHFNFLLHPLESLNLSTKIQNVRGEVLFRKSCAPHPS